Proteins co-encoded in one Echeneis naucrates chromosome 22, fEcheNa1.1, whole genome shotgun sequence genomic window:
- the LOC115035340 gene encoding CD109 antigen-like isoform X2, which translates to MALLEDETYMEKYPDNVSRAQVYLENQVTGGLVSNYSLCLVAYALALVNSPVAQTALSELKRRADYIDGVMMWRSSAGLQSHDWQPHSAQIEMASYVLLAFFKRASFIEGIALLKWLSKQRNHLGGYRTTQDTAIALQALSYYAAFSGANAIDLRLNVSAPASTFVSLYSINSTNYRTYQSVEVNANEDIHLNIYTEGRGFALFQMNIFYNVESTALSHNHQHTSDEEAFSLDVEVNEDRDHNHMLLSICMRLKDSQLIAHTGMVILDVGMLSGFSLSPGAAAPTDLIRKVEILPEKVNLYLDSLNKSDVCIGLPVIRDYKVARVQDAVVQLYDYYEPGRMSINPMKLLVEPDRGTALRHLMEDLVSSTHRW; encoded by the exons GAAAAGTACCCAGATAATGTGTCAAGAGCCCAGGTGTACCTGGAGAATCAAGTGACCGGTGGATTGGTCAGTAACTACAGCTTGTGTCTGGTGGCTTATGCTTTAGCTCTGGTCAACAGCCCTGTGGCCCAAACTGCCTTGTCTGAGCTAAAGAGGAGAGCTGACTACATAG ATGGTGTCATGATGTGGAGATCCTCTGCGGGCCTGCAGTCACATGACTGGCAGCCTCACTCAGCACAGATCGAAATGGCCTCCTATGTGCTGCTGGCTTTTTTTAAGCGTGCCAGCTTTATTGAGGGCATTGCACTCCTGAAGTGGCTGAGCAAACAGAGGAATCATCTGGGAGGTTACAGGACAACACAG GACACAGCCATTGCCCTCCAGGCCTTGTCTTACTATGCTGCATTTAGTGGTGCCAACGCCATTGACCTCAGGCTTAATGTATCTGCCCCAGCTTCTACATTTGTGTCTCTCTATTCCATCAACTCCACTAACTATCGGACATATCAAAGCGTGGAG GTTAATGCTAATGAAGATATACACTTGAATATATATACAGAAGGAAGAGGATTTGCATTATTTCAG ATGAATATCTTTTACAATGTTGAGAGCACAGCATTGTCACACAACCACCAGCACACCTCAGACGAGGAGGCTTTCTCATTGGATGTTGAAGTTAATGAAGACAGAGATCACAATCACATGCTGCTGTCCATATGCATGAG ATTAAAGGACAGTCAGCTGATAGCACATACAGGTATGGTTATACTGGATGTGGGCATGCTCAGTGGTTTCAGCTTGTCTCCTGGAGCTGCTGCCCCAACTGATCTCATCAGGAAGGTGGAGATTCTACCTGAGAAAGTCAACTTGTACTTGGATTCT CTTAACAAGTCAGACGTCTGCATTGGACTTCCTGTCATCAGAGACTACAAAGTGGCCCGTGTGCAGGATGCTGTGGTGCAGCTTTATGACTACTATGAACCCG GCAGGATGTCAATAAACCCAATGAAGCTTTTGGTTGAGCCAGACAGAGGAACTGCTCTGAGGCATCTCATGGAGGATCTTGTAAGTTCAACACACAGATGGTGA
- the LOC115035340 gene encoding CD109 antigen-like isoform X3, producing the protein MMWRSSAGLQSHDWQPHSAQIEMASYVLLAFFKRASFIEGIALLKWLSKQRNHLGGYRTTQDTAIALQALSYYAAFSGANAIDLRLNVSAPASTFVSLYSINSTNYRTYQSVEVNANEDIHLNIYTEGRGFALFQMNIFYNVESTALSHNHQHTSDEEAFSLDVEVNEDRDHNHMLLSICMRLKDSQLIAHTGMVILDVGMLSGFSLSPGAAAPTDLIRKVEILPEKVNLYLDSLNKSDVCIGLPVIRDYKVARVQDAVVQLYDYYEPARKAVRTYNSEFLRNMDSCFFCDRDCGVCRPGINVIASSVLSSHSVDTCIFLGVAALLFL; encoded by the exons ATGATGTGGAGATCCTCTGCGGGCCTGCAGTCACATGACTGGCAGCCTCACTCAGCACAGATCGAAATGGCCTCCTATGTGCTGCTGGCTTTTTTTAAGCGTGCCAGCTTTATTGAGGGCATTGCACTCCTGAAGTGGCTGAGCAAACAGAGGAATCATCTGGGAGGTTACAGGACAACACAG GACACAGCCATTGCCCTCCAGGCCTTGTCTTACTATGCTGCATTTAGTGGTGCCAACGCCATTGACCTCAGGCTTAATGTATCTGCCCCAGCTTCTACATTTGTGTCTCTCTATTCCATCAACTCCACTAACTATCGGACATATCAAAGCGTGGAG GTTAATGCTAATGAAGATATACACTTGAATATATATACAGAAGGAAGAGGATTTGCATTATTTCAG ATGAATATCTTTTACAATGTTGAGAGCACAGCATTGTCACACAACCACCAGCACACCTCAGACGAGGAGGCTTTCTCATTGGATGTTGAAGTTAATGAAGACAGAGATCACAATCACATGCTGCTGTCCATATGCATGAG ATTAAAGGACAGTCAGCTGATAGCACATACAGGTATGGTTATACTGGATGTGGGCATGCTCAGTGGTTTCAGCTTGTCTCCTGGAGCTGCTGCCCCAACTGATCTCATCAGGAAGGTGGAGATTCTACCTGAGAAAGTCAACTTGTACTTGGATTCT CTTAACAAGTCAGACGTCTGCATTGGACTTCCTGTCATCAGAGACTACAAAGTGGCCCGTGTGCAGGATGCTGTGGTGCAGCTTTATGACTACTATGAACCCG CGAGAAAAGCTGTAAGGACATACAACTCTGAATTTCTCCGCAACATGGACTCCTGCTTTTTCTGTGATAGAGACTGTGGTGTCTGTAGGCCGGGGATCAACGTCATAGCTTCCTCTGTCCTATCTTCTCATTCAGTAGACACTTGCATATTTCTTGGAGTGGCagctttattgtttttgtag
- the LOC115035340 gene encoding CD109 antigen-like isoform X1, with protein sequence MALLEDETYMEKYPDNVSRAQVYLENQVTGGLVSNYSLCLVAYALALVNSPVAQTALSELKRRADYIDGVMMWRSSAGLQSHDWQPHSAQIEMASYVLLAFFKRASFIEGIALLKWLSKQRNHLGGYRTTQDTAIALQALSYYAAFSGANAIDLRLNVSAPASTFVSLYSINSTNYRTYQSVEVNANEDIHLNIYTEGRGFALFQMNIFYNVESTALSHNHQHTSDEEAFSLDVEVNEDRDHNHMLLSICMRLKDSQLIAHTGMVILDVGMLSGFSLSPGAAAPTDLIRKVEILPEKVNLYLDSLNKSDVCIGLPVIRDYKVARVQDAVVQLYDYYEPARKAVRTYNSEFLRNMDSCFFCDRDCGVCRPGINVIASSVLSSHSVDTCIFLGVAALLFL encoded by the exons GAAAAGTACCCAGATAATGTGTCAAGAGCCCAGGTGTACCTGGAGAATCAAGTGACCGGTGGATTGGTCAGTAACTACAGCTTGTGTCTGGTGGCTTATGCTTTAGCTCTGGTCAACAGCCCTGTGGCCCAAACTGCCTTGTCTGAGCTAAAGAGGAGAGCTGACTACATAG ATGGTGTCATGATGTGGAGATCCTCTGCGGGCCTGCAGTCACATGACTGGCAGCCTCACTCAGCACAGATCGAAATGGCCTCCTATGTGCTGCTGGCTTTTTTTAAGCGTGCCAGCTTTATTGAGGGCATTGCACTCCTGAAGTGGCTGAGCAAACAGAGGAATCATCTGGGAGGTTACAGGACAACACAG GACACAGCCATTGCCCTCCAGGCCTTGTCTTACTATGCTGCATTTAGTGGTGCCAACGCCATTGACCTCAGGCTTAATGTATCTGCCCCAGCTTCTACATTTGTGTCTCTCTATTCCATCAACTCCACTAACTATCGGACATATCAAAGCGTGGAG GTTAATGCTAATGAAGATATACACTTGAATATATATACAGAAGGAAGAGGATTTGCATTATTTCAG ATGAATATCTTTTACAATGTTGAGAGCACAGCATTGTCACACAACCACCAGCACACCTCAGACGAGGAGGCTTTCTCATTGGATGTTGAAGTTAATGAAGACAGAGATCACAATCACATGCTGCTGTCCATATGCATGAG ATTAAAGGACAGTCAGCTGATAGCACATACAGGTATGGTTATACTGGATGTGGGCATGCTCAGTGGTTTCAGCTTGTCTCCTGGAGCTGCTGCCCCAACTGATCTCATCAGGAAGGTGGAGATTCTACCTGAGAAAGTCAACTTGTACTTGGATTCT CTTAACAAGTCAGACGTCTGCATTGGACTTCCTGTCATCAGAGACTACAAAGTGGCCCGTGTGCAGGATGCTGTGGTGCAGCTTTATGACTACTATGAACCCG CGAGAAAAGCTGTAAGGACATACAACTCTGAATTTCTCCGCAACATGGACTCCTGCTTTTTCTGTGATAGAGACTGTGGTGTCTGTAGGCCGGGGATCAACGTCATAGCTTCCTCTGTCCTATCTTCTCATTCAGTAGACACTTGCATATTTCTTGGAGTGGCagctttattgtttttgtag